A single genomic interval of Chrysemys picta bellii isolate R12L10 chromosome 8, ASM1138683v2, whole genome shotgun sequence harbors:
- the RGS16 gene encoding regulator of G-protein signaling 16 translates to MCRGLAALSTCLERAKQLKTRLGILLHKPELGHEAESFSTSEQGTKLRNSSEEVLEWKKSFDHLLKSKSGVATFHAFLKTEFSEENLEFWLACEEFKKSRSKTKLSSKAHRIFKEFVQNEAPKEVNIDHETREITRKNLTAATSSCFDAAQAKTRTLMEKDSYPRFLKSTSYQDLTEQITSHSTSKRLHT, encoded by the exons ATGTGCCGGGGTTTAGCTGCTCTTTCCACCTGCTTGGAAAG AGCCAAACAACTCAAGACTCGTTTAGGGATCCTGCTTCATAAGCCAGAGTTGGGACATGAGGCTGAGAGCTTCAGCACGTCTGAGCAGGGCACCAAACTGAG AAACTCCTCAGAGGAAGTACTAGAATGGAAGAAGTCCTTTGATCACCTGCTGAAGAGTAAAA GTGGGGTGGCTACATTCCATGCCTTCCTGAAGACAGAGTTCAGTGAGGAGAACCTTGAGTTTTGGTTGGCTTGTGAGGAGTTCAAAAAGTCCCGGTCAAAAACTAAACTGTCATCCAAGGCCCACAGGATCTTTAAGGAgtttgttcaaaatgaagcacCTAAAGAG GTGAATATTGACCATGAAACCAGAGAAATAACCCGGAAGAACCTGACAGCTGCTACTTCTTCTTGTTTCGATGCTGCACAGGCAAAAACCCGCACTTTGATGGAGAAGGATTCCTATCCCAGGTTCCTGAAATCTACCTCCTACCAGGACTTGACAGAGCAAATCACCAGCCATAGCACCAGCAAGCGGTTGCATACCTGA